TCCCCTGCCCTCCtttggatagaaatggagaatctTTTCTGTATGGTCAACAGGAAGGTGACTCATGTTTGAGCTGTCCTGTGTGTAAGAAATTTGGGGTAAAGTGATGGGGTAAAGGACACGAATTATGCCCTAATACTGTGGAGAAAGCTCAGTATGGCAGGAATATGCatgtttctctgctttttttgCCTAATGATGTCACATGACAAAAATTATTGTTCTAAATTTAAACTGAAATGATTGTGCTTACCTAGCTTCTTGGTTGTTCATCTACCAGGAGTCAAGACTTTTCCTGTAGCCTCACTTTTTCTGGGACCTGTCTGGGCAGGGTGCTATTTTATTATAGGTTTGGAACCATGGTCTTCACCATAGGTGAAGCCCTGTAATCCTCCTCCCCAAGATAAAGTTGCTAAGGAAAAATCACATAAGATATCATTTGATAATGTATATCCAAGTTCTTAGTATTTCATCAGCTGCCCCAGTAATTCAACTTTCATAAACCActcactgtgtgtatatatattttatatgcttacATAATTTTAGTTAACGTAAAACCTAAAGCGCAAGATCTGGTGCAATTCCTGTTTTAGCCTGAACCTTGATTTTCTACATGTTCAGACTGTTTCATCTCCTCTTTGACTCTGTGTCACCACAATGTGTCATACTCTTGAAAAATCAAAGAGTTGATTTTAAGTATTCTTACCGCAAAATAATGACAAGTGTATGAAGTAAATAATATCCTAATTAGCTTAAAGCAGTCATTCCACAacatccaaatattttaaataacatttcctacattataaatacatacattttagttgtaaaatttaaaaaatgaaagaaacaaaatgccACAGCTATCTTAAAGATCAGAGATCTAGAgacaaaaatatgtatatatcactATAGGAAACcaggaaataaatatatgaataaaatgagaatattaacaaaaactaaaaattatgaaaaggaaCCAAAGTATGTGTTGAGCTAAACAATACAATAACCAAATTGAATAGCTTATTAAAAGGATTCAAGAGCAGAAACGGGAGATTTAAAAGATCAGTGAAGTTGAAGACAAGAGCATTAAAATGATTTAGCctgcaaaacaacaacagaaaggtACAGAGCCTAAGGGACTAATGGAACACTTTCAAGCAGCTCAATATATCATTATTTTGGcccaagaagaagagagaaagcagcAGAGAAATTATCTGATGAAATAGTGGCAGAAAACATCTGAATTTTGACGAAAGATGTGACTTTACAGACCCAAGAAACTCAACAAACTCCAAGCAGGATGGACCCAAAGGGACCCACATCAAAACACATTGTGATGAAAAGCCAATCctgagagaatcttaaaagcagcGCAAGACAGAGGACATTCAGCACCAAAAAATGATTGCAAAAATCTGTGTAAACAGGTGTTCAAGACATAAAGGTGTGACATCCTAATAAATTGGAGAGGGACGGACGGGTCTCTAAAGGAATAGATTTTATATGTAACTGAAGTGAAGTTACTATGAATTTAAGGTAGATTGTCAAGACTTTAGGACTTCATATGTAATCTTTATGAAGCCTCTCAAGGAATTATCTGTAGAAGATACACAAAAGTAAATCAGAAAGGAATCAAAATGTCACAACCCAAAAACTCAAAGGAAGGCCCATTgagaaatgtcagaaaagaaaCCACAAGACTCAGAGGAGACAAGAAAATGACAATACAAGATCGTTCCCACGTGTGAAAGCCATGTTCATCAGGGCTCTGTGTCTAACTCAACTCTAAAACTTGTTTTTTCTCCcaagacagaaaacaaaaacaaaggaaaaagcatGCGTGTCATCTGGTGGGGACATTTACCATCCTCACCCTGAGCTGATCAACACCTTGTCCTAATCCTCCCAAATGCAGTCCACACAGCTGCCCACATCATGGGGATTTCCCATTCCACCTCTTTTGGAGATCTGAGGCAGGAGACACGttgaaagccaacctcagtaacttagtgaggccctaagtgacttagcgagaccatgtctcaaaattaaaaaaaaataaaataaaataaaaagagttggtcATGTGGTTcaggaagaaagagaatattGGAACAGATCAATAAGTAATAAGGAGATTGAGTTAATTATGAGAACAACAAATGCTCCCCAAAAAGAAAACCTCTGAATCAGAAGTGTATTCTACCCAAGCAAATGTGTTTGGGCTCCCTTGTCAATATAAAAACTGGTGTCAATGAAACTCAGCCTACTGACACCATCCTGGCAGTTTGACCTTGTTTGATCCTGTGAAAGAAATACCCCTTCCTCTGGTGAGAGGgatctgttgttgttttgtggtctCTTGGAATCCACAGTCAACCACAGGGTCCCAGAACAACTCCCTAGGCCCAGAGTTCCTTAGGTAGAGGGTCGTGGCACATCCCAAAGGAGAGAAATAGGATGTGGGCAGTTTTATCTAGGTTTGGGCAGCCTCACTGGAGGACACTGCTGGTCCTGGGTTCCTGTAGGCCCTGGAAAGGGATTAGGAAATTTCAAGGAAGGCATTACAGAGCAAAGAGAGCACTCACAACCTCCCAAGATTCAGTGTCCATGACAGAAACCAAGCCTTAAAGCCTTTCCTTCTGGTGtcttaagtgatttttaaaatacagatttcctGTAGTTTGAAAACCATTCTCTGCACACTTCAATGCAGTTTCTAAAGATTTCTCTCGGTCTATGGTAGAATTAGAGACAGGCATGGATCTATAGTTTAGTGGAAATACCTTGGAGAGAAGGATTAACATGGGAGATCTGTCGGAGGAAGGCAGTAGCATCACACGCACCCCTGGGCAAAAGCACATGTTGAATGGTGCTCACTCTGATGCTGTAGAGGGGTGGCATGTATTGAAAGGCCTATCTGGTCCGTGTAAACTGCTGTTGTATGGATTTATGCCTCTTTCTTTCCTAGATATGGAGTGCTCATCATTGACATATAAATTCTCAAATGGTCTGGGGCCTCAAAGTTATCATTCTTCACATGTGATCAGGAATTCATAGACACAATGGAGGTATTCACAGCCCACCACTACACCTATGCCTACACCTACGGTCCAGCAGCGAACAGGAATACTATGACCCTCTGATAACATTTTCTGGGTAGCGATGACTACCTAAGATGGACTTTTCTCTCAACCATCTCTGGGCCTGTTGATGAAccaaaattcttttagttttcaacTTATAGCAAAGCAGTATTACAAATGATCTTAAAGGCACAAGCTAATGGATTAGGAATACACAGACTAATGCAGACTGCCTTAGAACATTCAGGGTGCTATAACCAATCACCCTCGATGTGGGAGAGGCAGCTTCTAAATAATAGAATATGTGTTATACAATATTAATTATTAGAATGGAGATGTAAGCATGGGTTCAGATTTAGAGAATTAGAAGAGGATTATAGAAAACTACACCTACAAATTTGAAAAATCAGTAAAAGTGTGAGGCATTATAGTCTTAGATGAAAATCTGTTCAAAAAATCATGACTTCCAAGGTGTGCACTTACCGTCCAGTGGGACTTCTGCAGCAGATTTTGCCCCCAGTTTTCTCAGAATTCAGAATATGCTCACTCCTGCTTATGCCCCTTTCTAATGGCTTTGTCTGTTTTACAGGAAAGAATTTCAGCTCGAATCACATGGCCACTGTGGACATGAACGTGTATGGACTTGCAGACTCTATGTGGCAAGCTGAAAAGGTCCCTCTTGGAGTGAAGAATGAGATAGAAATGGAGGATCGTCGACTGAGAAAAAGGCAGAATGACTCTCTCTCAGAAGCTACGAGTGCTTTACCGAATTCTGGAGGAAAAGTGATGAAGCCTGAAATTGAGAGGAAAGAGGATAACAAAGACGGAATAGGACAAGATTTGGACCAATCTTTGCATAATATCCAGTCATGTGCTCAGAATGACCTTGAGTCCATGCAGGTTCCTGAGGAAATCCCGAATTTATTGAAACCAGGGATTGAGAATATCTTGGGTATGAGTATTTCCACCTTGCAAACAAATTTGTACCAAAGAAATGTAACACATACAGTTGTCATGAATGCTTCCAGTGCACTGGACTTcctcagagagagaaaaagtagAAGCCGCTCGTATTCAAGATCACAGCTGCACACAAAGAGGGCCCCCAACCATGTACAAGAGGAAATTGATGTAGAAAAGAAGGCTGCTGAACTTTTTAACATGACGGAACCTATACTCAAAAAACAGTTGGACTTGACTGAATCCACAAACGTTGAGATGAAAATTTTCTCAACAAGAAAGGCTCGACAGCGCATTAAGGAGATTGTCCCTCGATTTGTTTCTGCATTTGGAAATACTGATGGCGGATATTTGTTCATTGGTTTAAATGCCCAGGAAATAGAGAGAAGTGGTTCTGAAACAAAGCAGTGTTATTTCTCGAAGATAGAAAGTGAAATCGAAAAGCATATTAGCAGGCTGCCTGTCTATCATTTCTGTAAGGAGAAAGCGAAGATTAATTACTCATGCAAATTCCTAGAAGTCCATGATGAAGGAGGTCTGCATAGTTATTTCTGTGCACTCCATGTGGAGAGATTCTGCTGTGCCGTGTTTGCCAAGGAGCCCGTCCTGCTTGAGAAAAAGAAACCTGATTCATATTTGATCGGGGAGGAGTGTATCAAGTACATCATGGATGCCAAGCAAGGTGGAGGAAGGGGGATTAGCAATGAGTATACACTTGGCCAGGATGGTTGGGAAGTTTTATCATTGTGATTTTTAGCAAGATCAATAGTCCTTAAATGTCAACCTCCACCTTATCAATCTCTAGTGGATCCCATCAGGAGTTCACTATCTCTTGTTTTCCTCTGCCCATGTAGAAGACACATATTACACACAGCAAGCACCTTAGCTCCTGCCAGGAGCCCCATGCTTTGGTCATCTTTCCAACACAATGACAGATTTCTGAGCTAATCCACTTAGGAAGAGAAAAGTTTCCCATAGGCacccagttttggaggttccagtccaaaGTGGATTGGACCCATTTCTTTTTGGgacagctcattttttttttgtaagtttttacTGTTTATTAATCCCTGTGAAAAATTCACACAATCAACACAGATAAAGTCTTTGCAGAATCTTCACTCCTTTGGCTGTAATCCAATCTCCAGCTCACTTCTTGCCAGTACTAACATTTACCTCTGCAGTGTGCCCCCCCCTTTCTTCCTTGTgctgttttcttgttttcttacaGGCTCTGTCTTGTCAGTCTATGTTTgggttcatttttctttacataatCCAAGGAATCCTAAAACGGGCCAAAGCCAGTTGTCTTGCCACCTCCAAAAAGGGTTGTGAGTCCAAACACAAAGATGACATCTGGTGTGGTCTTGTACCTTCTGacgaatttattttttcaaattgctGCTTAGATACTGTTGCTTTCCCCGGGTGGAGAACATCAATGACCATTTGTTTCCTCTGAAGTAGTCAGTTGGTCATGAACTTCCTGTTCTGAATAGTCACTGTGTCATTCATGATGGTGGCAGATCCTCAGAAACccagggaggaaaagaaggggaCCCATCATCTTGGCAGGGAGCAGGTGGTGGATGCAATCTGTTCATGTAATGTCGCAGGGAGTGAAAGTGAGGAAAGGAAGGGTTGAGGGACCCACAATCCTtctgaagagaaaagagagtaag
This window of the Ictidomys tridecemlineatus isolate mIctTri1 chromosome 3, mIctTri1.hap1, whole genome shotgun sequence genome carries:
- the LOC101958475 gene encoding ribonuclease SLFN12-like is translated as MATVDMNVYGLADSMWQAEKVPLGVKNEIEMEDRRLRKRQNDSLSEATSALPNSGGKVMKPEIERKEDNKDGIGQDLDQSLHNIQSCAQNDLESMQVPEEIPNLLKPGIENILGMSISTLQTNLYQRNVTHTVVMNASSALDFLRERKSRSRSYSRSQLHTKRAPNHVQEEIDVEKKAAELFNMTEPILKKQLDLTESTNVEMKIFSTRKARQRIKEIVPRFVSAFGNTDGGYLFIGLNAQEIERSGSETKQCYFSKIESEIEKHISRLPVYHFCKEKAKINYSCKFLEVHDEGGLHSYFCALHVERFCCAVFAKEPVLLEKKKPDSYLIGEECIKYIMDAKQGFPSLSKEASLPPVLPEKMRCIPEALCRELFSQEEALEQLVQKEMGSAGQGILIFSRSWSVDLHLPQNEEVICDALLISKDNPPVLYTFLRMEEELENGSTLHRELDEKIKGYSSQTARSLKQKLGKLGNYTEKICIMTKIFCLSPKGKIIAFYDSSEKAFYPASYYVAAFETMVDQLKALFMVLKKLGSVSEQWASEIFNWYRSLIGKFPEEV